One genomic segment of Helianthus annuus cultivar XRQ/B chromosome 14, HanXRQr2.0-SUNRISE, whole genome shotgun sequence includes these proteins:
- the LOC110907012 gene encoding uncharacterized protein LOC110907012: protein MDSHSSSSMLNYCYHEFFADGDGSTDEEVEQEAVTGACKLAMRYAEYCRRPQAKKGKRGYIERDRRGAHDRLMKDYFDEEPTYSNEMFRRRFRMSKRLFLRIVHDLEANYDFFKQKADARGELGFTGIQKCTSALRILAYGNTTDINDEYLKMGEKTTRDSLEHFCRGIIDVYGARYLRTPTWDDLQKIYEVHNAQHGLPGMIGSIDCMHWRWNNCPTAWRGQHTRGDQKGPTIILQAVASQDLWVWFQS, encoded by the exons ATGGATTCTCATAGTTCTTCCTCCATGCTAAACTATTGCTACCACGAGTTTTTTGCGGATGGCGATGGTTCAACCGATGAGGAGGttgagcaagaggcggttacggGTGCTTGTAAACTAGCGATGAGATATGCCGAGTATTGTCGTCGCCCCCAAGCAAAAAAAGGTAAAAGAGGTTATATTGAACGAGACCGACGCGGGGCACACGATCGTTTGATGAAAGATTATTTTGATGAGGAGCCGACATATTCGAACGAAATGTTTAGACGTCGTTTCCGAATGAGTAAGCGGTTATTTCTACGTATAGTCCACGACTTGGAAGCCAACTacgatttttttaaacaaaaagcgGATGCGAGAGGGGAACTTGGATTTACCGGTATCCAAAAGTGTACCTCGGCGTTACGAATCCTTGCTTATGGAAACACTACCGACATCAATGACGAGTATCTAAAAATGGGGGAGAAAACAACGAGAGATAGCTTGGAGCATTTTTGTCGCG gtataatTGATGTGTACGGTGCGCGTTATCTTAGAACGCCCACATGGGACGACCTTCAAAAGATCTACGAGGTACATAATGCTCAGCATGGTTTGCCTGGTATGATCGGGAGCATAGATTGCATGCATTGGCGTTGGAATAACTGCCCGACTGCATGGCGAGGCCAACACACACGAGGTGACCAAAAAGGACCCACTATTATTCTTCAGGCGGTTGCTTCacaggacctttgggtttg GTTTCAATCTTAA
- the LOC110908810 gene encoding lipid phosphate phosphatase delta yields the protein MESMIPTWQVSFLCGILTWIVLSSMFNLTRMIRSLTQPWVSSCVASGLPVILQIQKYQHTVLDALFVGLSSVVSVPFYTGFLPLLFWSGHGKLARQMTFLMAFCDYTGNCIKDVVSAPRPKSPLVRTLTVTKDEKENATEYGFPSSHTLNTVCLSGYLLHYVLSYNESSDASFQLTAFACVCLFVGLIGFGRIYLGMHSVVDIVGGLVLGLAILEFWLCIHEHVDSFVISDQNVTSFWVALSILLLFAYPTPELPTPSFEFHTAFTGVALGIVTGVQQTYDHFHHEHVARVFTPELPIALFAGRILVGIPTILVVKFCSKALAKWILPITANALGIFIRSSGYVPALTTSSTVKKSNEVKQSNGYLQKMLFFSNQDSFDVDTGIRLLQYAGLAWSVVDLVPSIFSQLNL from the exons atggagAGCATGATACCCACATGGCAAGTGTCGTTTTTGTGTGGAATTTTGACATGGATTGTATTGTCTTCGATGTTTAATCTGACCCGAATGATTAGATCTTTGACCCAACCATGGGTTTCGAGTTGTGTAGCCTCTGGTCTACCGGTTATTCTTCAGATTCAG AAATACCAGCATACAGTATTGGATGCTTTGTTTGTGGGGTTATCTTCAGTTGTTTCTGTTCCTTTTTATACTGGCTTTCTTCCATTGCTGTTCTGG AGTGGACATGGGAAATTGGCAAGGCAAATGACATTCCTGATGGCGTTTTGTGATTATACGGGAAACTGTATAAAG GATGTGGTGTCAGCTCCTAGACCCAAATCACCACTTGTGAGAACACTGACGGTCACTAAAGATGAGAAAGAAAATGCAACGGAATACGGATTTCCTTCTTCACATACTCTTAATACCGTCTGCTTATCAGG GTACCTCTTGCATTATGTCTTGTCATACAATGAAAGCTCGGATGCATCCTTTCAACTAACTGCATTTGCATGTGTTTGCTTGTTTGTTGGCCTTATTGGGTTCG GACGTATATATCTTGGCATGCACAGTGTGGTTGATATCGTTGGTGGTCTTGTGCTCGGATTAGCAATTCTTGAATTTTGGCTATGCATTCATGAACATGTTGACAGTTTTGTTATATCGGACCAAAATG TTACATCCTTTTGGGTTGCACTTAGCATCCTTTTGCTGTTTGCCTACCCGACACCAGAGCTTCCTACTCCAAGTTTTGAGTTTCATACGGCGTTCACAGGTGTCGCGTTGGGAATT GTGACCGGGGTACAACAAACATATGATCACTTCCACCATGAACACGTGGCCCGCGTGTTCACCCCTGAGCTCCCCATTGCACTTTTTGCTGGTAGGATTCTAGTTGGCATCCCGACCATACTGGTGGTTAAATTCTGCAGCAAGGCTCTAGCAAAATGGATCCTACCCATTACAGCTAACGCATTAGGCATCTTTATAAGATCTTCGGGCTACGTACCCGCTTTGACCACTTCTTCAACCGTCAAAAAGTCAAACGAAGTCAAACAGTCAAATGGGTATCTCCAGAAAATGTTGTTTTTCAGTAATCAGGATTCATTTGATGTGGATACAGGTATAAGGTTGCTGCAATATGCGGGTCTTGCTTGGTCTGTAGTAGATCTTGTCCCTTCAATCTTTTCTCAACTCAACTTGTGA